One segment of Brassica napus cultivar Da-Ae chromosome C3, Da-Ae, whole genome shotgun sequence DNA contains the following:
- the LOC106452269 gene encoding reticulon-like protein B1, with translation MTEDHKHEEPVTASEPGVEIVERESLMDKISEKIHHGGDSSSSSSSSDEEDDKNDKKKEKPSSPSSMKSKVYRLFGREKPVHKVLGGGKPADIFMWKDKKMSGGVLGGATAAWVLFELMEYHLLTLLCHVMIVVLAVLFLWSNVTRFIHKSPPKIPQVHIPEEPVLQLASGLRIEINRGFSSLREIASGRDLKKFISAIAGLWVLSILGGWFNFLTLAYIALVLLFTVPLVYDKYEDKVDPLGEKAMIEIKKQYAVLDEKVLSKIPLGPLKNKKRD, from the exons ATGACGGAGGATCACAAACACGAAGAACCCGTGACGGCTTCGGAGCCTGGGGTGGAGATTGTGGAGAGGGAATCGTTGATGGACAAGATATCGGAGAAGATCCACCACGGTGGCGATTCGTCATCGTCATCTTCATCCTCAGACGAAGAGGACGATAAGAACGataagaagaaggagaaaccGTCTTCTCCGTCTTCAATGAAATCGAAAGTTTACCGCTTGTTCGGAAGGGAGAAGCCCGTTCACAAAGTTCTCGGCGGTGGAAAAC CTGCTGATATATTCATGTGGAAGGACAAGAAGATGTCTGGTGGTGTTCTCGGTGGTGCTACAGCTGCGTGGGTTCTGTTTGAGTTGATGGAGTATCACCTCCTCACTTTGCTTTGCCATGTGATGATTGTTGTTCTTGCAGTTCTGTTTCTCTGGTCTAATGTCACCAGGTTCATTCACAA GTCTCCACCGAAGATTCCTCAAGTTCATATCCCTGAAGAGCCTGTTCTTCAGCTTGCGTCTGGGCTCAGGATAGAGATCAACCGTGGGTTCTCTTCTCTTCGTGAGATTGCATCTGGAAGGGATCTCAAGAAGTTCATCTCT GCTATTGCTGGCTTGTGGGTTCTATCAATCTTGGGAGGATGGTTCAATTTCTTGACATTGGCATACATAG CTCTTGTGCTGCTCTTCACGGTGCCTCTTGTCTACGACAAGTATGAAGACAAAGTCGACCCATTAGGTGAGAAGGCAATGATCGAGATCAAGAAGCAGTACGCAGTGTTGGACGAGAAGGTGTTGAGCAAGATCCCATTGGGCCCgttgaagaacaagaagagagATTAG
- the LOC125583807 gene encoding 50S ribosomal protein L25-like — translation MLLRRATALPKTLQNLRLFSPAATSDLALEHALETQLDYLPGFPRPDAKHAETILAVPRSDSGKNISAKERKAGRVPSIIFEQEDGQHGGNKRLVSVQTNQIRKLVTHLGYSFFLSRLFDVEVRSEIGSDEVIEKVRALPRSIHLHSGTDAPLNVTFIRAPPGTLLKVDIPLVFIGDDVSPGLKKGASLNTIKRTVKFLCPAEIIPPYIEVDLSLLDVGQKLVAGDLKVHPALKLIRPKDEPIVKIAGGRVSDQQKDQQKKDQPKKEQSKK, via the exons ATGTTGCTCCGTCGTGCAACCGCACTACCCAAAACCCTACAAAACCTCCGGCTATTCTCCCCGGCGGCGACCTCCGATTTAGCCCTCGAACACGCCCTAGAAACCCAGCTAGACTACCTCCCTGGATTCCCGCGGCCCGATGCGAAGCACGCGGAGACGATCTTAGCCGTTCCTCGGTCCGACTCCGGCAAGAACATATCGGCGAAAGAGCGTAAAGCGGGTCGAGTTCCTTCGATCATATTCGAACAGGAGGATGGTCAGCACGGAGGGAACAAGAGGCTTGTCTCGGTTCAGACGAATCAGATCAGGAAGCTGGTGACTCATCTGGGTTACTCCTTCTTCCTCTCTAGGCTCTTCGATGTCGAGGTTCGGTCTGAGATTGGTTCCGATGAGGTCATTGAGAAAGTCAGGGCCTTGCCCAGATCG ATTCATTTGCATTCTGGAACTGATGCTCCACTGAATGTGACGTTTATAAGAGCTCCTCCTGGTACTCTGTTGAAAGTTGATATACCTCTTGTGTTCATTGGAGATGATGTTTCTCCTGGGTTGAAGAAAG GAGCATCTCTGAATACTATCAAAAGAACGGTGAAGTTTCTATGTCCCGCAGAGATCATACCTCCATATATAGAAGTAGATCTCAGCCTACTGGACGTTGGACAAAAGCTAGTAGCTGGAGACCTCAAGGTTCATCCGGCGCTAAAGCTAATAAGACCCAAAGACGAACCAATTGTTAAGATCGCCGGGGGACGTGTCAGTGACCAGCAAAAGGACCAGCAAAAGAAGGACCAGCCAAAGAAAGAGCAATCAAAGAAATAA
- the LOC125583806 gene encoding defensin-like protein 159 — translation MAKLSCSYFLVLVIIILAFLMVERTEGKLCQITINKEQTCIISFCIQDCYALYNGVGHCLDDPKIPGDNLNCRCKYNC, via the exons ATGGCGAAGTTATCATGTTCTTATTTTCTTGTACTGGTGATtataattttag CGTTTTTAATGGTTGAAAGAACTGAGGGAAAGCTATGTCAAATAACCATTAACAAAGAACAGACATGTATAATATCCTTTTGCATTCAAGATTGCTACGCGCTTTACAATGGCGTTGGACATTGTTTGGATGATCCTAAAATTCCCGGAGATAATCTTAACTGTCGCTGtaaatataattgttaa